From the genome of Argonema galeatum A003/A1, one region includes:
- a CDS encoding low molecular weight protein-tyrosine-phosphatase — protein sequence MPYKLLFVCLGNICRSPSAENIMNHLVQQAGLRDSASQTGGDRIICDSAGTSSYHTGSPPDRRMTQAAQLRGIKLRGEARQFKKSDFEEFDLILAMDKQNYRDILSLDPTGKYRDKVRLMCDFCTRHTLKEVPDPYYGGPEGFDRVIDLLLDACEGLLQYIIGDRIKELDTGE from the coding sequence ATGCCTTACAAGTTACTATTCGTCTGCCTGGGTAACATCTGCCGATCGCCTTCAGCAGAAAATATCATGAATCACCTAGTTCAGCAAGCGGGACTCAGGGATTCGGCTTCGCAGACGGGAGGCGATCGCATTATCTGCGACTCCGCTGGCACTTCCAGTTATCATACTGGCAGTCCCCCAGACCGACGGATGACCCAAGCAGCTCAACTTCGAGGAATCAAACTCCGAGGTGAAGCACGCCAGTTTAAAAAATCAGACTTTGAGGAATTCGACTTAATTCTGGCAATGGATAAGCAAAATTACCGAGATATTCTCTCTCTCGATCCAACTGGCAAGTATCGGGATAAAGTGAGATTGATGTGCGACTTTTGTACTCGTCACACCCTTAAAGAGGTTCCCGATCCCTACTATGGTGGCCCAGAAGGATTCGATCGGGTGATAGATTTATTGTTAGATGCCTGCGAAGGTCTGCTGCAATACATTATTGGCGATCGAATAAAAGAACTGGATACTGGGGAGTAG